The following coding sequences are from one Biomphalaria glabrata chromosome 8, xgBioGlab47.1, whole genome shotgun sequence window:
- the LOC106057366 gene encoding uncharacterized protein LOC106057366 isoform X3: MNKLLICAVVGVFAVSQALVGKPCTQVSECDTGECCQILNQFMVVSKRQAISLFQNPTNGTCQKYRLEGDNCSSFEKMNGYCGCEPGTTCHMYEVPLPTALAQPKMMVAARPGYQWVSKCEKPTA, encoded by the exons ATGAACAAATTGCTGATCTGTGCTGTGGTCGGCGTCTTCGCCGTTTCACAG GCTCTAGTGGGCAAGCCATGCACCCAAGTGTCTGAATGTGATACTGGTGAGTGCTGTCAGATTTTAAATCAGTTTATGGTGGTGAGCAAGAGACAAGCCATCAGCCTCTTCCAGAACCCAACTAATG GCACTTGTCAGAAATACCGATTAGAGGGAGACAACTGCAGCTCATTTGAAAAGATGAACGGTTACTGTGGATGCGAACCAGGGACCACTTGCCACATGTACGAGGTGCCTCTCCCCACCGCCCTTGCCCAGCCCAAGATGATGGTTGCAGCAAGGCCTGGCTACCAGTGGGTGTCCAAGTGTGAGAAGCCTACCGCATAA
- the LOC106057366 gene encoding uncharacterized protein LOC106057366 isoform X1, whose translation MNKLLICAVVGVFAVSQALVGKPCTQVSECDAGECCQILSAFMVMSRRQVQAISLFQNPTNGTCQKYKLEGDNCGSFEKINGYCGCEPGTTCHMYEVPLATDVVQAKMMVAPRPGYQWVSKCEKPAV comes from the exons ATGAACAAATTGCTGATCTGTGCTGTGGTCGGCGTCTTCGCCGTTTCACAG GCTCTAGTGGGCAAGCCATGTACCCAAGTGTCTGAATGTGATGCTGGTGAGTGCTGTCAGATCCTGAGCGCATTTATGGTGATGAGCAGAAGACAGGTTCAAGCCATCAGTCTCTTCCAGAACCCAACTAATG GCACTTGTCAAAAATACAAGTTAGAGGGAGACAACTGCGGCTCATTTGAAAAGATCAATGGTTATTGTGGATGCGAACCAGGCACCACCTGCCACATGTACGAGGTTCCCCTTGCCACCGACGTCGTCCAGGCTAAGATGATGGTTGCCCCAAGACCTGGCTACCAGTGGGTATCAAAGTGTGAGAAACCAGCAGTCTAG
- the LOC106057363 gene encoding uncharacterized protein LOC106057363 codes for MSRTLLLCVLLGIFAASQALVGKTCTKDSDCHAGECCQILSEFMVVSRRQDAANSFFQNPTNGTCQTYKLEGAPCTDFEKINGFCGCEPGTTCNTYEVPIPKSLLQVRKPAPARPGFQWESTCGAA; via the exons ATGTCTCGCACGTTATTGCTCTGTGTTTTACTCGGCATCTTTGCTGCGTCCCAG GCTTTAGTGGGCAAGACCTGTACCAAAGATTCAGATTGTCATGCTGGTGAGTGCTGCCAAATACTGAGTGAGTTTATGGTGGTGAGTAGAAGACAAGATGCGGCCAACAGTTTCTTCCAGAACCCAACGAATG GTACATGCCAAACTTACAAACTGGAAGGAGCCCCCTGCACCGATTTTGAAAAGATCAACGGATTCTGCGGTTGTGAGCCCGGCACCACGTGCAACACCTACGAGGTACCCATTCCCAAATCCTTGCTGCAGGTCAGGAAGCCAGCGCCAGCAAGACCTGGTTTTCAGTGGGAGTCCACATGTGGTGCAGCATAA
- the LOC106057367 gene encoding uncharacterized protein LOC106057367 translates to MLRILVSVAVSVFAVSQALVGKPCTQVSECDAGECCQILSQFMVVSKRQVASLFQNPTNGTCQKYRVEGDNCSTFEKMNGYCGCEPGITCHMYEVPLPTKLVTSRDMAIARPGYQWVSKCERLST, encoded by the exons ATGTTGAGGATATTGGTCAGCGTTGCGGTCAGCGTTTTTGCTGTATCCCAG GCTTTAGTGGGCAAGCCATGCACCCAAGTATCTGAATGTGATGCCGGTGAGTGCTgtcagattttgagtcagtttATGGTCGTGAGCAAGAGACAAGTTGCCAGTCTCTTCCAGAACCCAACTAATG GAACATGTCAGAAATACAGGGTAGAGGGAGATAATTGCAGCACTTTCGAAAAGATGAATGGCTACTGTGGATGCGAACCAGGCATCACTTGCCACATGTACGAGGTGCCACTCCCCACCAAACTTGTTACGTCCAGGGATATGGCTATCGCAAGACCAGGCTACCAGTGGGTGTCCAAGTGTGAGAGACTCTCTACATAG
- the LOC106057366 gene encoding uncharacterized protein LOC106057366 isoform X2 translates to MWRLLVCVAVSVLAVSQALVGKPCTQVSECDTGECCQILNQFMVVSKRQAISLFQNPTNGTCQKYRLEGDNCSSFEKMNGYCGCEPGTTCHMYEVPLPTALAQPKMMVAARPGYQWVSKCEKPTA, encoded by the exons ATGTGGAGGTTATTGGTTTGCGTTGCCGTCAGCGTCTTAGCTGTGTCCCAG GCTCTAGTGGGCAAGCCATGCACCCAAGTGTCTGAATGTGATACTGGTGAGTGCTGTCAGATTTTAAATCAGTTTATGGTGGTGAGCAAGAGACAAGCCATCAGCCTCTTCCAGAACCCAACTAATG GCACTTGTCAGAAATACCGATTAGAGGGAGACAACTGCAGCTCATTTGAAAAGATGAACGGTTACTGTGGATGCGAACCAGGGACCACTTGCCACATGTACGAGGTGCCTCTCCCCACCGCCCTTGCCCAGCCCAAGATGATGGTTGCAGCAAGGCCTGGCTACCAGTGGGTGTCCAAGTGTGAGAAGCCTACCGCATAA